One window of Quercus robur chromosome 5, dhQueRobu3.1, whole genome shotgun sequence genomic DNA carries:
- the LOC126724735 gene encoding alpha-dioxygenase 2-like isoform X1, giving the protein MTIFHLFLSHFIHPQLKYMVAKMTLLDTILFCVVHLVDKLDAWHRLPVIIGAAYLGIRRHLHQRYNLLPVGEINGQRYNTEEFAYRTADGKCNHPSDDTIGSQGTFLGRNMPPSSSPYGLLEPHPTVVASKLLVRKKFIDNGKQFNMIACSWIQFMIHDWVDHLEDTEQQIEIRAPDEISSGCPLKSFKFFKTKKVSIDLCHLKNGSPNTRTPWWDGSVIYGNDKEGMRRVRTFKDGKLKISEDGLLQHNEKGIPISGDVRNCWAGFSLLQALFVKEHNAVCDMLKVNYPDLDDEQLYRHARLVTAAVIAKIHTIDWTVELLKTDTLLVGMRINWYGLLGKKFKELLGHILGSILSGLVGLKKPRDHGVPYSLTEEFVSAYRMHSLLPETLVLRDITSSTSEDKHPPILHEVPMRELVGIEGERKLSTIGMEQMLVSLGHQSCGALTLWNYPSWMRNLVAHDINGEDRPDPLDMASLEIYRDREREVPRYNEFRRNLMMIPISKWQDLTDDEEVIKALYDVYGDDVEKLDLQVGLMAEKKIKGFAISETAFFLFILIASRRLEADRFFTSSFNSKTYTQQGLEWVNKTETLKDVIDRHFPEMTRKWMTCSSAFSVWDSMPNPVNYIPLYLRLST; this is encoded by the exons ATGACAATATTCCATCTTTTTTTGTCACACTTCATCCACCCTCAACTCAAGTATATGGTGGCCAAAATGACTCTCCTGGACACCATATTGTTCTGT GTTGTACACCTGGTAGACAAGCTGGACGCATGGCACAGACTACCAGTAATTATTGGAGCTGCTTATCTGGGAATTAGAAGACACTTGCACCAACGTTATAATCTATTGCCGGTCGGAGAAATCAATGGACAGAGATATAACACAGAAGAATTTGCCTATAGGACGGCTGATGGAAAGTGCAATCACCCTAGTGATGATACCATTGGTAGCCAAGGAACCTTTTTGGGTCGAAACATGCCTCCATCATCTTCACCATATGGG CTGTTAGAGCCCCATCCAACAGTAGTAGCATCAAAGCTTTTGGTGAGGAAAAAGTTCATAGACAATGGGAAGCAATTCAACATGATAGCCTGCTCATGGATACAGTTCATGATTCATGACTGGGTTGATCATTTGGAGGACACTGAACAG caGATAGAGATCAGAGCTCCTGATGAAATTTCAAGTGGGTGTCCCTTAAAGTCTTTCAAGTTTTTTAAGACCAAAAAAGTCTCTATTGATTTGTGTCACCTCAAGAATGGCTCTCCGAATACAAGGACTCCTTGGTG GGATGGGAGTGTAATTTATGGGAATGACAAGGAGGGCATGAGAAGAGTGAGGACATTCAAAGATGGAAAATTGAAGATCTCAGAAGATGGGCTGCTTCAGCATAATGAGAAAGGCATTCCTATCTCAGGTGATGTTCGAAATTGCTGGGCTGGCTTTTCCCTCCTACAAGCGTTATTTGTCAAAGAGCACAATGCTGTATGTGATATGCTAAAA GTAAATTACCCTGATTTGGATGATGAGCAGCTCTATAGGCACGCAAGATTGGTGACTGCAGCTGTCATTGCTAAAATCCACACCATTGACTGGACCGTTGAACTCCTGAAGACCGATACTCTTCTAGTAGGGATGAGGATAAACTG GTATGGACTTTTGGGGAAGAAATTTAAGGAGTTACTTGGACATATATTGGGATCAATACTGAGTGGATTGGTTGGTCTTAAAAAGCCGAGAGATCATGGAGTTCCCTATTCACTAACTGAAGAGTTTGTAAGCGCCTACAGAATGCATTCACTTCTACCTGAAACACTTGTCCTTAGGGACATCACGTCTTCAACTTCAGAAGACAAACATCCTCCCATACTACATGA GGTCCCTATGAGGGAATTAGTGGGTattgaaggagagagaaaattgtcAACAATTGGAATGGAGCAAATGCTAGTATCATTGGGTCATCAGTCTTGTGGGGCACTCACATTATGGAACTATCCATCATGGATGAGGAACCTTGTAGCCCATGATATTAATGGAGAAGATAGACCAGATCCTCTTGATATGGCCAGCTTGGAAA TttatagagatagagagagggaAGTTCCCAGGTACAATGAGTTCCGGAGGAACTTGATGATGATTCCTATTAGCAAGTGGCAAGATTTGACAGATGATGAAGAAGTCATCAAAGCTCTCTATGATGTGTATGGAGATGATGTGGAGAAGTTGGACTTGCAAGTTGGCTTAATGGCAGAGAAGAAGATCAAAGGCTTTGCAATCAGTGAGActgctttctttctcttcatacTAATTGCTTCAAG GAGGCTAGAAGCTGATCGCTTTTTCACGTCCAGTTTCAACTCCAAAACATACACACAGCAAGGCCTAGAATGGGTTAACAAGACTGAGACTTTGAAGGATGTGATTGATCGGCATTTCCCTGAAATGACGAGGAAATGGATGACATGTTCAAGTGCATTCTCAGTGTGGGATTCAATGCCAAATCCAGTGAATTACATACCCCTGTACCTGCGACTATCCACCTAA
- the LOC126724735 gene encoding alpha-dioxygenase 2-like isoform X2, whose amino-acid sequence MTIFHLFLSHFIHPQLKYMVAKMTLLDTILFCVVHLVDKLDAWHRLPVIIGAAYLGIRRHLHQRYNLLPVGEINGQRYNTEEFAYRTADGKCNHPSDDTIGSQGTFLGRNMPPSSSPYGLLEPHPTVVASKLLVRKKFIDNGKQFNMIACSWIQFMIHDWVDHLEDTEQIEIRAPDEISSGCPLKSFKFFKTKKVSIDLCHLKNGSPNTRTPWWDGSVIYGNDKEGMRRVRTFKDGKLKISEDGLLQHNEKGIPISGDVRNCWAGFSLLQALFVKEHNAVCDMLKVNYPDLDDEQLYRHARLVTAAVIAKIHTIDWTVELLKTDTLLVGMRINWYGLLGKKFKELLGHILGSILSGLVGLKKPRDHGVPYSLTEEFVSAYRMHSLLPETLVLRDITSSTSEDKHPPILHEVPMRELVGIEGERKLSTIGMEQMLVSLGHQSCGALTLWNYPSWMRNLVAHDINGEDRPDPLDMASLEIYRDREREVPRYNEFRRNLMMIPISKWQDLTDDEEVIKALYDVYGDDVEKLDLQVGLMAEKKIKGFAISETAFFLFILIASRRLEADRFFTSSFNSKTYTQQGLEWVNKTETLKDVIDRHFPEMTRKWMTCSSAFSVWDSMPNPVNYIPLYLRLST is encoded by the exons ATGACAATATTCCATCTTTTTTTGTCACACTTCATCCACCCTCAACTCAAGTATATGGTGGCCAAAATGACTCTCCTGGACACCATATTGTTCTGT GTTGTACACCTGGTAGACAAGCTGGACGCATGGCACAGACTACCAGTAATTATTGGAGCTGCTTATCTGGGAATTAGAAGACACTTGCACCAACGTTATAATCTATTGCCGGTCGGAGAAATCAATGGACAGAGATATAACACAGAAGAATTTGCCTATAGGACGGCTGATGGAAAGTGCAATCACCCTAGTGATGATACCATTGGTAGCCAAGGAACCTTTTTGGGTCGAAACATGCCTCCATCATCTTCACCATATGGG CTGTTAGAGCCCCATCCAACAGTAGTAGCATCAAAGCTTTTGGTGAGGAAAAAGTTCATAGACAATGGGAAGCAATTCAACATGATAGCCTGCTCATGGATACAGTTCATGATTCATGACTGGGTTGATCATTTGGAGGACACTGAACAG ATAGAGATCAGAGCTCCTGATGAAATTTCAAGTGGGTGTCCCTTAAAGTCTTTCAAGTTTTTTAAGACCAAAAAAGTCTCTATTGATTTGTGTCACCTCAAGAATGGCTCTCCGAATACAAGGACTCCTTGGTG GGATGGGAGTGTAATTTATGGGAATGACAAGGAGGGCATGAGAAGAGTGAGGACATTCAAAGATGGAAAATTGAAGATCTCAGAAGATGGGCTGCTTCAGCATAATGAGAAAGGCATTCCTATCTCAGGTGATGTTCGAAATTGCTGGGCTGGCTTTTCCCTCCTACAAGCGTTATTTGTCAAAGAGCACAATGCTGTATGTGATATGCTAAAA GTAAATTACCCTGATTTGGATGATGAGCAGCTCTATAGGCACGCAAGATTGGTGACTGCAGCTGTCATTGCTAAAATCCACACCATTGACTGGACCGTTGAACTCCTGAAGACCGATACTCTTCTAGTAGGGATGAGGATAAACTG GTATGGACTTTTGGGGAAGAAATTTAAGGAGTTACTTGGACATATATTGGGATCAATACTGAGTGGATTGGTTGGTCTTAAAAAGCCGAGAGATCATGGAGTTCCCTATTCACTAACTGAAGAGTTTGTAAGCGCCTACAGAATGCATTCACTTCTACCTGAAACACTTGTCCTTAGGGACATCACGTCTTCAACTTCAGAAGACAAACATCCTCCCATACTACATGA GGTCCCTATGAGGGAATTAGTGGGTattgaaggagagagaaaattgtcAACAATTGGAATGGAGCAAATGCTAGTATCATTGGGTCATCAGTCTTGTGGGGCACTCACATTATGGAACTATCCATCATGGATGAGGAACCTTGTAGCCCATGATATTAATGGAGAAGATAGACCAGATCCTCTTGATATGGCCAGCTTGGAAA TttatagagatagagagagggaAGTTCCCAGGTACAATGAGTTCCGGAGGAACTTGATGATGATTCCTATTAGCAAGTGGCAAGATTTGACAGATGATGAAGAAGTCATCAAAGCTCTCTATGATGTGTATGGAGATGATGTGGAGAAGTTGGACTTGCAAGTTGGCTTAATGGCAGAGAAGAAGATCAAAGGCTTTGCAATCAGTGAGActgctttctttctcttcatacTAATTGCTTCAAG GAGGCTAGAAGCTGATCGCTTTTTCACGTCCAGTTTCAACTCCAAAACATACACACAGCAAGGCCTAGAATGGGTTAACAAGACTGAGACTTTGAAGGATGTGATTGATCGGCATTTCCCTGAAATGACGAGGAAATGGATGACATGTTCAAGTGCATTCTCAGTGTGGGATTCAATGCCAAATCCAGTGAATTACATACCCCTGTACCTGCGACTATCCACCTAA